From Plasmodium brasilianum strain Bolivian I chromosome 7, whole genome shotgun sequence, the proteins below share one genomic window:
- a CDS encoding vacuolar protein sorting-associated protein 46, with the protein MGNKISTEDHIFRLKLKTKELEKLSNRSELEEKKLITDVKKAIQAGKIDIARIYAEKCIRKKNEKINYLNLSNKLDVLVSRLEGAHRCASLVKDVGVMIPLIQKINAETNAVKIGNDVMKLENIFDEISISSDLINDTVQTSSAINAPTEEVDELISKIADEHAIKLDGQIGPVSSINKHLEEISNMSERIKNLK; encoded by the exons ATGGGAAACAAAATATCTACAGAAGATCACATCTTTCGtttgaaattaaaaactAAAGAACTa GAAAAATTATCAAATAGATCAGAACTAGAAGAAAAGAAACTAATAACGGATGTAAAAAAAGCAATACAAGCAGGAAAAATTGACATCGCAAG AATATATGCGGAGAAAtgcataagaaaaaaaaatgaaaaaattaattatctAAATTTAAGTAATAAACTAGATGTCCTTGTATCAAGATTAGAAGGGGCCCACAGATGTGCATCG CTAGTTAAAGACGTCGGTGTTATGATTCCCTTAATACAGAAAATAAACGCAGAGACTAATGCAGTTAAAATAGGGAATGATGTAATGAAACTAGAAAACATTTTTGACGAAATA aGTATTAGTTCTGACCTAATAAACGACACCGTTCAAACCTCCTCTGCTATTAATGCACCAACAGAAGAG GTGGATGAATTAATATCAAAAATAGCAGATGAACATGCCATTAAATTAGATGGACAAATAGGCCCCGTTAGTTCTATTAATAAG caTTTAGAAGAAATATCTAATATGAgtgaaagaataaaaaatttaaaataa